A single genomic interval of bacterium harbors:
- a CDS encoding peptide chain release factor-like protein: MPDFAVTEKKRKDLEMRMAEVGLKEEDIEERFTRSGGPGGQHANKNSTCVVLRHTPSGLETRCLKERSQSMNRFLARRQLADKLEKMIKGEKSRLEQAREKIRRQKRRRSRRAKAKMMDDKHHQAEKKKQRTFRPGQD, encoded by the coding sequence ATGCCTGATTTTGCAGTGACTGAAAAAAAACGAAAAGACCTGGAAATGCGGATGGCTGAAGTGGGTCTCAAAGAAGAGGATATTGAGGAACGCTTTACACGTTCAGGCGGTCCGGGCGGTCAGCATGCCAATAAAAATTCAACCTGCGTCGTGCTGCGTCATACCCCCAGCGGCCTGGAAACCCGTTGTCTCAAAGAGCGCTCCCAGAGCATGAATCGATTCCTGGCAAGACGCCAACTCGCGGACAAGCTGGAAAAAATGATCAAAGGCGAAAAAAGCCGGTTGGAACAGGCACGGGAAAAAATCCGGCGTCAAAAACGCCGCCGCTCACGCCGGGCTAAGGCAAAGATGATGGATGATAAACACCATCAGGCTGAGAAGAAGAAACAGCGGACGTTTCGTCCCGGGCAGGATTGA
- a CDS encoding response regulator translates to MINLFPQSNQPCLRQVKASKRILVVDDEEDIVKMIAYQLRAEGYQVKGAADGLEALEKVAEFTPDLIVLDIMMPKVDGWVVCHSVKGHVNTKNTRVIILSAKTQFTAKIKGLYILQADLYMTKPFELEDLSQNISNLLSIEAEATLIHAAEKIAS, encoded by the coding sequence ATGATCAACCTATTTCCCCAATCCAATCAACCATGCCTCCGACAGGTCAAAGCCTCCAAACGTATTTTGGTTGTTGATGATGAAGAAGATATTGTCAAAATGATTGCCTACCAACTTCGCGCGGAAGGGTATCAGGTCAAAGGTGCTGCAGATGGACTGGAAGCGTTGGAAAAAGTTGCTGAATTCACACCGGATCTAATCGTCCTGGACATCATGATGCCCAAAGTAGACGGCTGGGTTGTCTGTCACAGCGTCAAAGGGCATGTCAACACAAAAAATACGCGAGTGATCATTTTATCCGCAAAAACACAGTTCACCGCCAAAATTAAGGGACTCTATATTCTTCAGGCGGATTTATACATGACCAAACCCTTCGAACTGGAGGACCTCTCTCAAAATATTTCCAATCTTTTATCCATCGAAGCCGAGGCAACCCTTATACACGCCGCAGAAAAAATCGCATCTTAA
- a CDS encoding ATP-dependent DNA helicase, whose translation MSEPAKAGLLHDLIDLKSVFAVKGPLAQSMPAYHLREEQSVLASQIQLALIQEEHCLAEAGTGVGKSLAYLIPGIDWALKKKTRLMVSTHTKALQTQLMQKELPHLLESNLFIRPFKFEICLGAENYICLLRMLRAGTQEHLPGFDDRNAEDLYAVKDWCGNPVSGLRQDCPIPVSDAFWQSTCIINDFCLGRHCQYFSECFLQQARQRQREADVLVANHYLFFSNIAAAGKLLPDFHAVVMDEAHKVEDVASAFLGDTVGEQEVVHLLSEVGRRGKGSFLEALKFLSKDHQEKIRQLTAQIIGQQTAWWKKVGALLSGYSDTLRIQEKPDDLDGPETAAMLELAEVFGEVGKSAESDEENKLLGFYESSLRNTVRVLEEWFERDYADSVYWIQRQKNFKGEYCRINITPLDLSEKLHALLFEPMASVVLTSATLAVNRDFSYFQSRLGIPEAREIVTDSPFSYEDQAAVYLPKNMPDPKLSEKYEDRVQNEVVELIDCFGGGLFVLCTSYRMMRNLKTALQFLTGQYTILTQGEKPPRQLLQLFIKDKNAVMLGVETFWQGVDVPGEALRCVVITRLPFDVPTHPVHQARAEYLNEQGENPFMTYSVPRAVLMLRQGFGRLIRHHHDRGVVAIMDPRVQTRAWGKIFLQALPRCERLCTLEQVREFASEHFPGEVE comes from the coding sequence ATGTCCGAACCAGCTAAAGCAGGTTTGTTGCACGATCTTATTGATTTGAAATCTGTGTTTGCCGTCAAAGGCCCCTTGGCTCAGTCCATGCCCGCCTACCATCTCCGGGAAGAACAATCAGTTCTGGCATCCCAGATTCAGTTGGCCTTGATCCAGGAGGAGCACTGCTTGGCTGAGGCGGGCACCGGGGTGGGTAAGAGTCTGGCTTATTTAATTCCAGGAATTGACTGGGCTCTGAAAAAGAAAACCCGTCTGATGGTTTCGACCCATACCAAGGCTTTGCAAACGCAACTCATGCAAAAAGAACTTCCTCATCTTTTGGAAAGCAATCTTTTTATCCGGCCGTTTAAATTTGAAATTTGTTTGGGTGCGGAAAATTATATCTGCCTGCTTAGAATGTTGCGGGCAGGAACACAGGAACACTTGCCCGGTTTTGATGACAGAAATGCTGAAGATCTGTACGCGGTGAAGGATTGGTGCGGCAATCCTGTCAGCGGATTGCGTCAGGATTGTCCCATCCCGGTCTCGGATGCATTCTGGCAGAGCACCTGTATTATCAATGATTTCTGTTTGGGGCGTCATTGTCAGTATTTTTCTGAATGCTTTCTTCAGCAGGCCCGGCAACGGCAGCGGGAAGCAGATGTGCTGGTGGCCAATCACTACCTCTTTTTTTCAAATATTGCGGCAGCAGGAAAATTGCTGCCGGATTTTCATGCGGTGGTGATGGATGAAGCCCATAAAGTTGAGGATGTGGCGAGTGCCTTTTTAGGGGATACCGTAGGTGAACAGGAAGTGGTACACCTGCTTTCGGAAGTCGGACGCAGGGGAAAAGGTTCGTTTTTGGAAGCGCTTAAATTTTTATCAAAAGATCACCAGGAAAAAATTCGTCAACTTACCGCACAGATTATTGGCCAACAAACAGCTTGGTGGAAAAAGGTTGGGGCGCTTTTGTCCGGGTATTCCGATACGCTTCGTATTCAGGAAAAACCGGATGACCTGGATGGGCCGGAGACGGCCGCTATGCTGGAATTGGCGGAAGTGTTTGGTGAGGTTGGGAAATCTGCGGAGAGCGATGAGGAAAATAAGCTGTTGGGATTCTACGAATCATCTTTGCGCAACACAGTTCGTGTTTTAGAAGAATGGTTTGAACGGGATTACGCTGATTCGGTTTACTGGATTCAACGCCAGAAAAATTTCAAAGGTGAGTACTGCCGGATTAATATAACGCCGCTTGACTTAAGTGAGAAACTTCACGCACTGCTTTTTGAACCCATGGCAAGTGTTGTACTCACTTCCGCCACGTTGGCGGTAAATCGGGATTTTTCTTATTTTCAATCGCGGCTGGGCATCCCCGAAGCGCGGGAAATTGTTACAGACTCGCCTTTTTCTTATGAAGATCAGGCGGCGGTTTATTTGCCGAAAAACATGCCGGACCCTAAATTGAGTGAAAAGTATGAAGATAGGGTACAAAATGAAGTTGTTGAACTGATTGATTGTTTTGGCGGCGGTTTGTTTGTTCTTTGCACCAGTTATCGGATGATGCGCAATTTGAAGACGGCCTTACAGTTTTTGACAGGGCAGTACACGATTTTAACCCAAGGTGAGAAGCCCCCCCGGCAATTGCTGCAACTATTTATAAAGGATAAAAATGCGGTGATGCTTGGGGTGGAAACATTTTGGCAGGGGGTGGATGTTCCGGGCGAGGCGCTGCGTTGCGTTGTGATTACACGCTTGCCGTTTGATGTGCCCACCCATCCGGTACATCAGGCCAGAGCCGAGTATTTAAACGAACAGGGTGAAAATCCATTTATGACTTATTCTGTACCCAGGGCGGTATTAATGTTGCGCCAGGGATTCGGGCGTCTGATTCGGCATCATCATGACCGGGGTGTGGTGGCAATTATGGACCCGCGTGTTCAAACCCGGGCCTGGGGTAAAATATTTCTGCAGGCCTTGCCACGGTGTGAACGGTTGTGTACACTGGAGCAAGTTAGGGAATTTGCGAGCGAGCATTTTCCCGGAGAAGTGGAATAG